A genomic region of Arachis stenosperma cultivar V10309 chromosome 9, arast.V10309.gnm1.PFL2, whole genome shotgun sequence contains the following coding sequences:
- the LOC130951867 gene encoding uncharacterized protein LOC130951867, whose product MENMQYAEELVREFLVFRGFTNTLQSYDSELRTDLGKGFHVDKILDLIFSLYVPKFQADRLVALLSFFKHYLSSSSETALLSTLSKIQTSLLRFYVVHALQANRRDRVIDFFAVHGSDLLQRSQDWTRWFAIPYVKNPNQDPEFRVYFSKEWYEALHLSVRNFFSEIFNGTRLPALLKISSEMNATNVLKRDILNLNIKLAELQALLDEKEAKLSHYRSMEGSISSLSNLREESSQMSRGFPEVSPTAVPRAVQTEINQDSVVNGAANIQSEYVNSKSGDNSTGVLNDRVGNGGSGDTMQTVHESPSIEISGEVCGEEDFPDVKVEHQETFLGHTSPISRCCFSASGNNIASASLDGTVRIWTYDSSTPVSRNATIYCGTEILSLDWECKSDRLLLIGTSDGCIKAWNVDAKRVVCDLNTTQAFPSVLDIKCSPVEPIFVSAAASGGAGSNYFDNLGFASLTVWNMKTWKPMTVLPLGEDPPAITSLCFNHNGKILAASAVDGMIHMFDMSAGLQITGWPAHDSSISSILFGPDETSIFSLGSDRKIFEWSLQNQGQILWSRDCSRFSYPLKGPQYCRHEMALDASGRRLLVTSSSVRAPIYQVQGHLNGWRTLPHGAPITAVDWHPTSPIFLTGSADNSVRVTSLS is encoded by the exons ATGGAGAACATGCAGTACGCGGAGGAGCTGGTTCGGGAGTTCCTCGTCTTCCGAGGCTTCACCAACACTCTCCAATCCTACGACTCTGAGCTCCGAACCGATCTTGGAAAGGGCTTCCACGTCGATAAGATCCTCGACCTCATCTTCTCCCTCTACGTTCCCAAATTCCAAGCCGATAGGCTTGTTGCCCTCCTCTCCTTCTTTAAGCACTACCTCTCCTCTTCTTCCGAAACCGCACTCCTTTCTACGCTCTCCAAAATCCAAACTTCTCTTCTCCGCTTCTACGTCGTTCACGCCTTGCAAGCCAATCGCAGGGACAGAGTCATCGACTTCTTCGCTGTCCATGGCAGTGACCTCTTGCAACGCTCACAGGATTGGACTCGCTGGTTCG CGATTCCTTATGTTAAGAATCCGAACCAGGATCCTGAATTTCGGGTTTATTTCTCCAAGGAGTGGTATGAGGCCTTGCATCTTTCTGTCAGAAACTTCTTTAGCGAGATATTCAATGGAACTC GGCTACCTGCACTGCTGAAGATCAGTTCAGAGATGAATGCCACCAACGTACTCAAAAGAGATATCCTAAATCTGAATATTAAATTGGCGGAGCTTCAGGCTTTGCTTGATGAGAAAGAGGCGAAGTTATCACACTATAGGAG TATGGAAGGAAGCATTAGTTCATTGAGCAATTTGCGGGAGGAAAGTTCTCAGATGTCAAGAGGTTTTCCAGAGGTTTCCCCAACTGCTGTTCCACGAGCAGTTCAAACAGAAATTAACCAAGATTCAGTTGTGAATGGAGCTGCAAATATTCAGTCTGAGTATGTCAATTCCAAGTCAGGTGATAATTCAACTGGGGTATTGAATGATCGTGTTGGAAATGGTGGATCAGGCGATACCATGCAAACAGTTCATGAAAGTCCAAGTATAG AAATTAGTGGAGAAGTTTGTGGTGAAGAAGATTTTCCTGATGTCAAAGTAGAGCACCAG GAGACGTTCTTGGGGCATACTAGTCCAATCAGCCGATGTTGCTTCTCTGCTTCCGGGAACAATATCGCTAGTGCTTCACTAGATGGAACTGTTAG AATATGGACATATGATTCATCAACTCCGGTGTCTAGAAATGCAACCATATATTGTGGCACGGAAATTTTGTCTCTTGACTGGGAATGTAAATCTGACCGCTTG CTGTTAATAGGTACATCAGATGGGTGTATTAAGGCATGGAATGTAGATGCAAAGAGAGTTGTTTGTGATCTCAATACAACTCAAGCATTTCCAAG TGTCTTGGACATAAAGTGCAGTCCCGTGGAACCTATTTTTGTATCTGCAGCAGCATCTGGAGG TGCTGGTTCCAATTATTTTGACAACCTGGGTTTTGCTTCTCTCACTGTGTGGAACATGAAGACGTGGAAACCCATG ACAGTCCTTCCTCTTGGAGAAGATCCACCAGCTATTACTTCTCTATGCTTTAATCACAATGGAAAGATTTTAGCTGCTTCTGCTGTTGATGGAATGATCCACATGTTTG ACATGTCTGCTGGCCTACAAATTACTGGCTGGCCTGCACATGATTCTTCTATCAGTTCTATTCTTTTTGGACCGGATGAGACTAGCATTTTTAGCCTGGGCTCTGACAGGAAG ATTTTTGAGTGGAGTTTGCAAAATCAAGGTCAAATTCTATGGTCAAGAGACTGCAGTAG GTTCTCTTACCCTCTGAAAGGTCCACAATATTGCAGACATGAGATGGCATTAGATGCAAGTGGGAGAAGACTCTTGGTAACGTCTAGTTCAGTTAGAGCCCCCATATACCAG GTTCAAGGTCATTTAAATGGTTGGAGAACACTTCCTCATGGTGCTCCTATTACTGCTGTGGATTGGCATCCTACCTCGCCCATTTTCCTGACTGGATCAGCTGATAACTCTGTCCGAGTGACATCTTTATCATAG
- the LOC130951266 gene encoding hevamine-A-like: MASNLIIVIALLSFFLPTIIAVSSNNAGGIAIYWGQRGDEGTLEETCASGNYAFVNIAFLSAFGNGTNPVLNLAGHCDAHTGQCTVLSSDIKSCQAKNIKVMLSIGGATFQNYTLTSSVDAGQVAAYLWNNFLGGQSSLRPLGDAVLDGIDFVIEGGQYHYWDDLAKNLSSYNNQSKKVYLTAAPQCPFPDTCLGTALSTGLFDYVWVQFYNNHQCEYNKGNITGLQDYWGIWTSNIHADMIFLGLPAAINASITGFIPPANLTSEVLPIVKNSTKYGGVMLWSRYWDKLTDYSSFIKSYV, translated from the coding sequence ATGGCTTCAAATTTGATAATTGTAATTGCACTCCTATCATTCTTTCTGCCAACTATTATAGCAGTAAGCTCAAATAATGCAGGTGGAATTGCCATCTACTGGGGTCAACGTGGAGATGAGGGAACCTTGGAAGAAACTTGTGCTTCTGGGAACTATGCATTTGTGAACATAGCTTTCCTATCTGCATTTGGGAACGGCACAAATCCAGTTTTGAATCTTGCTGGCCATTGTGACGCCCACACCGGTCAATGCACTGTTTTGAGTTCTGATATCAAGTCATgtcaagccaagaacatcaaGGTCATGCTTTCCATTGGAGGAGCTACCTTCCAAAACTACACACTCACTTCAAGCGTGGATGCAGGCCAGGTAGCAGCATACTTGTGGAACAACTTCTTGGGTGGACAATCTTCTTTGCGGCCGCTAGGGGATGCTGTCCTGGATGGAATTGATTTCGTTATTGAGGGCGGGCAATATCATTACTGGGACGATCTTGCCAAAAACCTCTCCAGTTACAACAACCAAAGCAAGAAAGTGTACCTAACTGCTGCACCACAATGTCCTTTCCCTGATACTTGTCTTGGAACTGCTCTCAGCACTGGCCTATTTGACTATGTTTGGGTTCAATTCTATAACAACCATCAATGTGAGTACAATAAAGGAAATATAACCGGTCTTCAAGATTATTGGGGAATTTGGACTTCAAATATCCATGCAGATATGATTTTCTTAGGGCTACCTGCTGCAATTAATGCTTCTATTACCGGCTTTATCCCTCCGGCAAATCTAACTTCAGAAGTTCTTCCAATAGTCAAGAATTCAACTAAATATGGAGGAGTTATGCTGTGGTCCAGATATTGGGATAAACTCACAGACTACAGCTCTTTCATCAAAAGTTATGTTTGA
- the LOC130950110 gene encoding G-type lectin S-receptor-like serine/threonine-protein kinase At5g24080 codes for MEESGNFILHDSRKNLVWQSFLQPSDTLLPNQPLTVSSELTSSKSSSHEGYYALKMLQQPTSLSLALTYNLPETSKASEESYTNYSYWQGPDISNVTGKVMAVLDQAGSFRIVYGDASDGAVYVYKNDNDDAGLSAKVHQSTQLTVLRRLTLEKNGNLRLYRWDDDVNGSRQWVPEWAAVSNPCDIAGICGNGVCHLDRTKTNASCTCLPGTSKVGKEGQCYENSSLVGKCNSRRKSQTSQFRISTVQQTNYYYSEFSVIANYSDFASVSKCGDACLSDCDCVASVYGLDEERPYCWVLRSLNFGGFEDTSSTLFVKVSANSSMTPYRNAGGSNSSSDGMGSAKEKAVIIPTVLIMLVLIVLLCLLLYYSVHRKRMLKREMESSMILSGAPMNFSYRDMQIRTSNFSQLLGTGGFGSVYKGSLGDGTLIAVKKLDRVLPHGEREFITEVNTIGSMHHMNLVRLCGYCSEGLHRLLVYEFMKNGSLDKWIFPSYEARDRVLDWPTRFYIAVATAQGIAYFHEQCRNRIIHCDIKPENILLDENFCPKVSDFGLAKLMGREHSHVVTMVRGTRGYLAPEWVSNRPITVKADVYSYGMLLLEIIGGRRNLDMSFDAEDFFYPGWAYKEMTNGSTIKVADRRLNGVVDEEELMRTLKVAFWCIQDEVFLRPTMGEVVRMLEGSTNINMPPMPQTVLELIEEGLEHVYKAMKREYNPSSSSTITSHLTSRATCSNSTMSPR; via the exons ATGGAAGAATCCGGTAACTTCATTCTCCATGACAGTAGAAAAAACCTTGTGTGGCAGAGTTTTTTGCAACCATCTGACACACTCCTCCCAAACCAGCCCTTAACAGTTTCTTCAGAGTTAACCTCATCAAAGTCTTCCTCTCATGAAGGCTACTATGCTCTCAAAATGCTTCAACAGCCTACTTCTTTAAGCCTTGCCTTGACTTACAATCTACCTGAAACTTCCAAGGCTTCGGAGGAATCATACACCAACTATTCCTATTGGCAGGGTCCTGATATCTCGAATGTGACCGGAAAAGTTATGGCAGTTTTAGACCAAGCCGGAAGCTTTAGAATTGTTTACGGAGATGCCTCTGATGGAGCAGTTTATGTTTATAAGAATGACAACGACGATGCAGGTTTGTCTGCTAAAGTTCACCAATCTACACAATTGACCGTTCTTCGAAGATTAACCCTGGAAAAGAATGGCAACTTGCGTTTGTATCGATGGGACGATGATGTAAATGGGTCAAGACAATGGGTGCCAGAATGGGCTGCAGTTTCAAATCCATGTGATATTGCTGGAATTTGTGGCAATGGAGTTTGTCATTTGGACAGAACCAAGACAAATGCCTCTTGCACTTGCTTGCCAGGAACTTCTAAAGTTGGCAAGGAAGGCCAGTGCTATGAGAATTCATCTCTTGTTGGAAAATGCAATTCAAGGCGCAAAAGCCAGACATCGCAGTTTAGGATTTCAACAGTGCAGCAAACAAATTATTACTATTCTGAATTTTCAGTGATAGCTAACTACAGTGATTTTGCTTCAGTATCAAAATGTGGGGATGCTTGCTTATCAGACTGCGACTGCGTTGCATCTGTTTATGGGCTAGATGAGGAGAGACCATACTGCTGGGTGTTAAGGAGCTTGAATTTTGGTGGTTTTGAGGATACTAGCTCAACCTTGTTTGTGAAGGTCAGTGCAAACAGCTCAATGACACCATATCGCAACGCTGGAGGGTCTAATAGCTCTTCGGATGGGATGGGGAGTGCGAAAGAGAAGGCTGTGATTATTCCAACTGTTTTGATCATGTTGGTTCTCATTGTGCTGCTATGCTTATTGCTGTATTACAGTGTTCACAGAAAAAGAATGTTGAAAAGAGAAATGGAAAGTTCCATGATCTTATCAGGTGCTCCCATGAATTTCAGTTATCGCGATATGCAAATCAGGACTAGCAACTTTTCGCAGCTGCTAGGAACAG GTGGATTTGGGAGTGTGTACAAAGGAAGCTTGGGAGATGGGACACTAATTGCAGTTAAGAAACTTGACAGAGTTCTGCCACATGGAGAGAGAGAATTTATTACTGAAGTGAACACCATTGGCTCAATGCATCATATGAATTTAGTTCGCCTATGCGGCTACTGCTCCGAGGGATTGCATCG GCTGCTAGTTTATGAGTTCATGAAGAATGGTTCCTTGGATAAGTGGATCTTCCCTTCATATGAAGCAAGAGATAGAGTACTAGATTGGCCAACACGGTTTTATATAGCTGTAGCTACTGCACAAGGGATAGCTTACTTTCATGAGCAGTGCAGGAACCGGATAATACATTGTGACATCAAACCTGAAAACATATTGTTGGATGAAAACTTTTGTCCTAAAGTGTCTGATTTTGGATTAGCCAAATTGATGGGAAGGGAGCACTCTCATGTGGTGACAATGGTAAGAGGGACAAGAGGTTATTTGGCACCAGAATGGGTTAGTAATCGCCCTATAACCGTAAAAGCCGATGTTTACAGCTATGGGATGCTTCTCTTAGAGATAATTGGTGGCAGGAGAAATCTTGATATGTCCTTTGATGCAGAGGATTTCTTCTATCCTGGTTGGGCTTACAAG GAGATGACTAATGGATCTACAATCAAAGTGGCAGATAGAAGACTAAATGGGGTGGTTGACGAAGAAGAGCTAATGAGAACTCTGAAAGTTGCATTTTGGTGCATCCAAGATGAGGTTTTCTTGAGACCAACAATGGGGGAAGTGGTGAGGATGCTAGAAGGATCAACCAACATTAACATGCCTCCAATGCCTCAGACAGTTCTAGAGTTAATTGAGGAAGGCTTAGAACATGTATATAAAGCCATGAAAAGAGAGTATAACCCTTCCAGCTCATCAACCATTACAAGCCATCTGACATCTAGAGCCACATGTAGCAATTCCACAATGTCACCAAGATAA